The Anas acuta chromosome 2, bAnaAcu1.1, whole genome shotgun sequence genomic interval TTGCTCCTATTCCTAAAAAGCAGTAAATGGCTCAGGCTTAAGTTACGTTAAAGTTTCATGCTGACATCAACTTTCCTGTTGAAAGGATCCAACCAGAAGACACTTACAGAGACAAATAAAGCCAGAGCCGATCATCCCACAGAAAACACTAGAAAAGATTCAAATCGCCAAAAAAGTTGTTAAGgcttctgtggttttgtttttggagcTTGTAAGATAACAGAAGCAGAGCCACAGAGTTCTGGAACTTCAATAGGAATTTTGCTATCACTTAATGTAAGATGTGCATAGATGCTACAGAAAGTAGTATTATGAGGAGAAATCTTTGGTAGTTAACCACGAGCATTTCAATTTAAGCAGAAAGGACCAGATGTTACTCTGGCACGAGCATAGGGTCAAAATTTCTTACTCCTGCATTAAAAGCGGCCACAGAAAGCAAGCACACAGCAGTTTGGAAACACAGCTTCACAGTTCTGTGCCTGTATAAGCcttcaatttttaattaaggTGCCACAGGTACTCATGAGCAAGGTATGTGGAAACCTCACAAAATGAGACAGGTTTAATGGAGTGCTTCTCCCACCCCCCGAAATCTAACACCGCTGGAAAATGACCAGGAAAAACACTTTATGTTTTGCCCTTGAAGGCTCAGCTACATCTATAAACCACGCAACAATTTACCTGGCAACACATAGAAGCCCCTATTAATGCAGATACTTGACACCTTCATCGAGGACAGTGAGACACTAAAATTACTACAGGAGTTTCGAACAAGATAGCACAGGCAGGCTGGATGCAGTGCCTGGACCATTTATATCAGCCCTCCAGTAGCTAAATAGCAGTAACTCGTGCTGTTCACAGCACAGGCTGGCCAAGTTTTGCAagtgtttaataaaaaaaacacatccagtTTAGCCTCAAAACATGAGATTATTACACTACTCAAAACCATAGGACAGGATGAGAAGAATTATTGCAATTCACTATGTATCTTTCAGGTAGTTGGcagacaaggaaaaacaaaatgaagcataCAGATCAATTGCCACTGCAGTATGTAATGGTGGCAAGAACACCACTGCTTCCTGAAGTCCTGCCAAGGTTGACGAGACAGTTGATGGTATTGTTTAGGGACTTACTGaattgacattttcattttgttaaggCTCATTTTGAGCCAGCTGCTGATCTCATTATTGCAGGAGAACAGGAAAAGTGATGCTGTCCTTTGGATAAAAGCCCTGCTAACAGAAATATTAGACTGATAAAAAGAGCATCTTGAAGCCTCCACCAAAAGCCTGTCCCATCTCCCTTCCTAAAAACCATAGAAGAGGTAATCCAAGACAAAACCATAACACTGGGTAATATTCACATGTGTAAATGATCCAACTGCTCTGCCATATTATTTCAGGCTGTTGTAAAGGTTATAACCTCTGCCAGCCACAAGtcaatgtttttaatattgaaaacaGAGTAAATGAACTGGAAACAACCTAAGGTTTAATTCTGTTTCATGATCACGTAAGACTTCTCAGCTATCTCACTCCAGTTCAGTGCTTTCATATAAAAACCATCTGCCCTGGAAATGGACACATTCTCATTACCTAATGAAAACCAATAGCTATCCCCTTCATCCCTCAGCTACTTATGGAGGTAGACTGAACAATCTGTTATGCATACTTCTAACAGCAAATAGCCTTAAACCGGTATTAAGTAGAAATTGCGATGCAGCTTGTGATAGTTTTAGACATAGTTGCATGACAGCCAAAACAGTGAAAGTGCACTTGGAAAAAATACTGATACGATTCTGacctgcaaagaaaacattggAAGTATGGTAACAGCCTCATTTGAAAGATGgcaatcaaaaacaaaataaagggtTCAAAACAAAGAATGTAGCAGAGCTAAATTGATGCTAAATTTGCTCTGAAGTACAGGAAGCACAGGAACCTACCACCCTCCAATATGCTCTTCTTGAGCAAGGAGAGCAGTGAAACTCTAGGAAAAGCCATTCCCCACACACATAGCTGAACAGgtttaaaagaggaaagataGAAAAGCTTGTCGCAAGTCAATTAGAaagtgcctttaaaaaaaaaaatacaagacagCTAAATGTTCTGAGTCTTACTAAGTAGATTACTAAGTAGGCTGTTTCAGAATACTCCTCCCCAACCCCCCTCCAACCTCCCAAAAGAATTTGCAGGGAAAGAAGGAGCAAATGAGTTTATTCTTCACAGAACAATCCCCGCTATTCAGAGTACCCTGCAGTTCCTCCCTTTGGGAAGGGAAGCTGTCAGATCTGGCAAAGTCAGAATAAAAGATGAATCCTGGTCCTGTGATAAAAGGACCTTTCTAAGataaactaaaaattaaatctcttcCTTATATAGGGATGTATccagactgaaggaaaaaacaggtCTGGCAATAAATTACAGGCCTCTGCCTGTATTACGATACTTGCccaaaattactgaaattaaaactgagTAAGTTTATATTATGTTTCTACAAGTTTCCTCTATTACTAACATACACAGAACTGGTAACCAGTGGCCTCAATACTAACAAATAAGATTGGTTCAGCCCACATATTCTGCATTATGAAACAGTAATACAAAGCTAATGTTTTAATAcaatatgtatgtgtatttaaTATCAATTACATGTACATATTTAAATTATCCTACTACATTAACAATACTATAGATACAATATTTGGTAAAAACAACTAGCACGGTTAAGTCTTCAAATTTGGTATTGTTTTCTAGCAAGTGTCAAACAATAGAAAACCAAATTTCCATgtgaaaagtgtattttaacaGAAGCAGCCAAGACCTGCTGCAAAATACAGATCATGTATGCTAACATGTACACAAAACCTTGCAGTAATAAAAGGTAGTCATTCACTGTATTTACAAGAAGTTGCCCAATAGTTCGGTTACTGATTGCACTACAGcgattattaaaaaaaatttaaaatcaacACAGCATCCTCATCTCGTCCTTCAAAACTCAGAAACAATTCCTGTGTGAGAAGTGACCTTGTTTAAATTGCACGTGCTGGAAAATATACAACTCTACAATAGAAAGAGGTTAGAAAAGTTGaacactgtggaaaaaaaatttaTTAGCCTATACAAGTCTTCTGAAACAAACCATTGGCTCTGGTACAGTAAATTCAAGTGAATACTCATTGCAATAGTATTTTCCATACAGAAGCCCTAGAGCTTCCCACTTAGTGTCTGTGACAGGAAGTTATATTTCTGAACAGGTAGTCACACAAAGCAGACATGTAATAGAGGTCTTCACAGCCATAGTGAGCTACAGTTTGAGATAGTTATATtacaaacatttaagaaaattagGCATCTGTACTGAAGTGTGGCAAATTGATTCACAATGAAAGAACAAAGATGTCATTTAGACCCCGTGCCAAAATGAAGACTTTCTACAGCAGGTCTAGGGTAGACTGCATAATAAAAACTTAGAGTGCAAGAGTACCACAAGTTTAGTATATAAATATCACAGGATTAAAACTCCAGTTAAGCCATCAACTGAAGtgatgattaaaaagaaaaaagggcatCTCCCAGCTTTGCAAAAGAAGCTCTCAAAGCATCTCTTCCAGAAGGTGCTGATACCAACTATGGCCTGTGACAATTTGTATTTTAGACAgctctgctgaaagaaaaattcagcaTTTGTCTAAAAGCTGTATAATCATGCTGTTTTTAATATCATAAAAAGCATCAACTAGAAGAGATGAAATGTAATATAGCTGACATTGTTTTTAAGATCTGTGCACACTATATAGTTCTGTAatttaaacagtatttaaaaacaagagaaaaagcagacaaTGTAGAGATGTTTTAGATGGACTTGTTTAGAATAGTTACATGATGGATGTATACAGCCAAAACTTTTAGTGCATTTGTTCTTGCACGTTATTTATGCTACTTATAAAAACCTGAAGATCGCAAATTGGGCATGCTTACCATAACATTTTCAAACTGGGAAAGCTGCAGAACAATTTTCCTACTAGTGTTCACTGCCATGATACAAAACAATTATGTGCAAACTGCAAGGTCcctaaaaatagcatttcatgaatttatttacagaaagatGTCGCTATCTgtttaaatatgcaaataataAGCTTCCCAAAGTTTATAACATAGAACAATATCCACCGCACGCGCTTCCTGCATATCCTTCTTCCTTGTTTGTTAATTTTACACCTCTGTTTTGGCTCTCACTCTCCCACAGTCCCGGAGTCTGAATGATTTTTTCAACGAGTTCTTCAAAGGCACACTGTACACCATCACATGTTTTTGCGCTTGCCTCTGGAAAAGGGACACAAGAAGTCAGATGTTAGCATAGCTTCCAataacttcagtatttttttctttcagttaagtCTTAACCTACCACCTAGACTTATAACTTCTACAACAAATACTATAATATGTAGCAGTGCCAGAATTAGCAGGaatgcagatttttgtttgcCACAAAGTCTTTTGAGCTGCTGCTTTATTAAAAGAGCTTTCAAACTGAATGTCACTAGAATACATGGAAGCAGGTTatctttttctgtggaaagcAGTTcaataaagggaagaaagtcTGAAAAACCTGGTTGCTTTAAGAAATTAAGTACTACTACATCTTAAGAAGCAAAGGACTCCCTATTGTAGGATTCTAAGTCAGCCTCCATAGAACTATTCTGATAAAAAGCAATAAGGGatctcatttcttctgcagttaGCATTATTCTTGGTAATCTCATCCAGGAGCCTTTCTTTCATTAAACTCAAGGAACATTGCTTACAGTGTATATTATGTGAGCAAACAGATACCATCTGTAACTGTTCAATTCCACTAAGGCTTGCCCTGTTCTTCTATACAGCCACGCAGACACTTAGCTCACACGCACATGTATACCTATTTTCAGtttcacatttctttatatCTTCCATGTACTTAACAGCTTATGCCTCAACTTTgagctttttccattttcacatcTGACAATGAAGCCAGAAAGAAACACTGCAGGATTCTAGACAAAGAAATGTCTTTAGTCAAAGATGAGGAACACAAGTTGAAGTACAGGACATGTCAGTGAACTGCTTTGGTACTGGAATCATCCTATAGAGTATTCACTGCTGATCCTTAAATGAAACAGGTAATAAACTTGTGCATAAAGAATCACTTCACCACCCACTTTTACTTTATCATTACAAGGCTTTGCCTACAAAACCCATCTCATTTGCAAGAAAGATGAGACCAGCATCTTTCCTTCAGTCATGACTATGCCACTATTCCAACCCACCCACCATTTACAAGTTAATTATATTCCCACCTATTTTTATATCCAAGTTCTAATGCAGATTTGTCACGTACCAGCTCTTTGCTGAAgagctgaaatactgaaataaagtaCTGAATACTGCATACTGAAAGCTGGCTATTAGTACTAGTTTTCCCTCTTTCATTTTGCATCTGTTATTAACTCAACAACTAGGCCtggaccaaaaaataaataaaaaaacaaagcaaaaacaggtTTTGTCAGACTACAGTAGATACTGTACTCCACTCTTAATCCTTACTGACCACTTCAGTATATTCATCCACAGTTAGACTAGACTTTTGGACATATTTAAAGACAGTTTTAAAGAAGGGTATATCTATCATCTTTGTACCTACTGCAGCTGAGAAATACCACTAGCTGAACTGCATGTATAAAAACTATGCATCCTACAGAAATAATACTTTCATTatgtaaaaacaacaaaaaagtagaaTCTCTGCAAATGCATGTAACTTACCTATGAACAACATGGAATGTTTTCTTGCAAATTTGAGACCTTCATTTCTGTCAACTTCACGGTTTTCCTGTAAGACACAGTATTAATATGTATTGTTAACAAAATATACCAACAGAATGCTCACTGCAGCTGAATTCAGTTTACCTTATCAATCTTGTTTCCAACGAGCATTTTCACTATGTCGTTCCTTGTGCAGTACGTTTCCAGTTCATTTAACCAGTTATCCAGCTTGGCAAAAGTATCTCTTCTTGTGACATCGTAAACTGAAAGATAGCAGCAATATTAAGTCACAATATCATTCCACAATGCAAAGAAATAGAGTTTACATTTGAAAAGGTATAAGAATAATGGTTTTTTGAACTAGAAAACCAAAGGAGCCTGAAGAATTCCAGTTCACATTTCATTCACCAGTTCCAATCTTATAGTTGCTCTGCATTAGTACCTACTATTCTCAGATTAATTTATGTTTAGACATCTTAGTTTAGATGACAGAGTCTACCATTCTCCAAAGAATCCTACACCTGCAAACCCCTGATACAGGATACTTGTTAATACCAGTACGTCTGTCCACACCTCTCTTTACACCACCAAGGCTGTGGACTCTACCActcacttccctgggcagcccattccaatgcttgatCAcactctccatgaagaaattgtTCTGAATATCCAACCTAAGCCTCCCCTGCCACAACTCGAGACCCATTTCCTTGTATACTGTCACTTGTCACCTGAAAAGAGAGACCAACACCCTCCTTGCTGCAACTTCTTTTCAGGCAGTTCTACagagcaatgaggtcttccCTCAGTCTcgtcttctccagactaaaacAATCACAGTTCCTTCAGTCAGTCCTCATTTagccaacaaaataaaatgaccaCCAAATCCTCACAAATgctaataaaatacagaatccTCGGCATTTTAGCGTTCCAAGCTACTTAGCACGTGTATGGGATATAAGTTATAAGAGGCACCAGGAGCAGAAAGGGCAGACAGAAAGCAGACTTTGTTAGTCACTGCCTAGTGAAATTTAGGTCTAATAATGGCAATTTCAAGCTGtgaaaatcttttttccttcactctTATTTCCCATGTGCTGATGGACACAAACAGTTGGTTTCAATCAAACCTATAGTTTGGCTTGCAAGAACAGCCTTATTTCTAGGGAGCTGTttagtaaagaaataaaaggagatttttatttttatttttatttttattttttttaagttagagGACTAATCTCAACAGCAGAACTTTCTAGCTTCTAAATAGCGCTTGCTTACTTTTAAAGCTTTCAACACTAAGTGGCAAGTTCAGTGACAGTGACCAAGTAACTTGACAAGACATGCCTCGACAGCGCCTTCCTACAGCAGGAAGATAATGCAACTCAAACTTGAGAAACAGCATGTacaaaaccaaacctaccaggAAGTCATGGCACAGGTTATTCTAAATTAAACAGTTGGACTGGACACAATAATTGAAAGAGGTTTAGTCAAGAATCTCTaaaatcagagaaaacaaaacaacagaaaaacaccatTCCCTGCCCTTAATCTCTTTAATTAGCTCTTTAATTCTAGCAGGGGAACAGCAGAACTTCATAGGTCAGTGCCTAAAATCAAGGTTTTTTGTATAGGCTCTcctatacaaaacaaaaacaagagatACTTCACTACGTAGTTGCAATTACGGGTTTTGTGCAGACTGATGCATTGTATCTTCCAAGCTAATCTGATTCTGTAAGATCACAGCAGTACAGAGACTCAAATAGCAAAAAAAGTCCCAGCCAAATTCCACCACGTTTACAGtaatttcattagaaaaaaatgagttgttttttttttggactctTGGCTTAGTAAGCATGGGCATAAGACAGAATTAGCTATCAGTGGGCAAATTCCTGGCAGTACAAGGAGAGCTCCAAGCTATCcctttgaaaagcagcagcttttaaacTCCTGCAAAAATCTGTGGTTCTCAGAATGGTGAGAAAGACTACCCAAGAAATTGGTAAGGCATCAAACTCCAGACCATTTAGATTGTGAGCTGTTCAAGACACATATAACAACTATTAATACTGATTCACCATTATAGAAACGTGAGTTTGCATAGCCCCAATGCACAAGAAAAACACCAACTTACTCAAAATAGCAGGCAAAGGAATACTTACCTAGGATAACACCTTGTGCACCTCTGTAGTAACTGGGTGTTAGAGTTCTGAACCTTTCCTGACCCGCAGTATCCTGAAAAGCCATTCAGAAAGTTTCATTATTCAGAATCTGAGCAGAACTTAGCTCTCAGCTCTTTAGCTCTCAGGTATCCTGCTTATagcaaacacaaaataagaTTCAGAGTCAGTTAGCACACACAACTAGCTGAATAACTGAATTTATGGCTGCCTGTCATTTTACTGCGCATTAACTTTGAGATTCTGTGTAGTCTGTTCTGGGAAACACATTTAAACTGTTAAGTGTAGTGAATAACTGGGCTATATAACGATGAGATAGTTATTTCTGCTGAAACATTTGTTGTGCAGctagcagggcagcagccagccagaAAGCAGCACTCTAAGATTTTATAACAAGCGTCAAAACCGATGGCCACAAAAGCAGTTCCCTCACTTCTAACACCTCCATCCACACAGCCACAGTAAATGCATTTAACATGCTATGacagagcagaagcagaaaagtacTTTCTGTTTGTTATTAAACAAAGTTGCATTTACAACCTCAAATCTGAAGTGTCAACAGTTTtgcaaaaaagaaagtattagAATGCTGATTTCTCATCAGAGATGAAGTTATTGTACACACTATCTCAGCATTATACACACTGCAGATTTTATGCACCAAAGATTTAAATTAACTTCATCCACATTACCCCAGGTTAGAAGCTTACTTAAACTTTTTGTCAACTGAAGTCaccttcataaaaaaaataaaatgcatcaagAGAACGAACAACCCCACAACCTTTTCAAGGCATGAAATACTGGGGGTTCAAAATGGTTCCCTGCCAAAGAACCTGAACAACTCTACTTGGCTTTCTGAGTTTCTACAAGTCACTCACTGAATCCTACACATATCAAGCTATTTTTGTGTCATGATGGCAGCTTTCCATGCCTTTCATTTCCAGTTTACCTCAGAGTTACTTCTTCCTAGTCACCAACTGGCAAGTtgttgcaggtttttttttccttgtcaagCCTACATTCTAGTGAAGATTACTATTTTCACATCAAGACAGAAGTCCCACTTCTTACTTGAGATGTGATGCCCTTTCAAAGCACCATAACTGTAATGGATATTTTATGTTCCACTACTTTCCAAGGAAGCTGAGAATcaaggttttgttgtttcttgctACAGAAGTTTGAGCTTGAATATTCGAAAGGTTCTTCAAGTCACACAAGTTTGGAGCTGCTTTGCAGAATGGAGTATGTAGAGAAAAagtactttttcttccttcacttgCCATGAATCTGGAAGCCTTACTTTTAACTAAAGCAAATGCTGAACACTAAGGCTAAGACAACAAAAACTCTGCCTCTCCCTTTTTCAGCTGCATCTGCTACAAATAACAATGACTCAAGCCTGTAAGTCTgtgtgaaaataacatttttaggCTACATTACTTTAAGAGGTAACATTTCTGAGCATAATTTGAGCATACAACACAGTAGTTCTCAATTAGTATACTACTAAATTTCACCTAAACCATTTAGGTTAAGAATCATATCCTTTTAAAAGCTGTCAAGCACAGAGAAGAACCATGCATGCAGGTTAAGTCTCTGATCAGTAAGGGCAATAgctgcattttcaaatgttctATAAAGACATAACATCAGGCAGGTAAGCATACTCTTTAGAAGTTAAACGATGTTTtacacacttaaaaaaaaatctaggaatAGCCATATTCATACATTCAAAGTCTAAGTGGTTCAGTACCATCCTACTCCTTCTCCTCTCAGGAGAAGACCACCCGGAATCAGTACTGCACAAGAAGGGGACAGGCAACAGAACTGCCCCATTAGTCAACTGTCCACAGGTCATTCCACTTTCTGAATGGTCCAGGATTAACCTCCCACTCCTCCAAGTTGCCTTCATATTAAAAAAGATTCTATACAACTTAGACATCATACAAGCCACCATTATTCCTGAAACAAAGGAATATGTTAGTAACACAGGCAACACTTACCCATATCGCTAGTTTAGCTTTGTTTCCATCAACTGAGATAGTTTTCACCTTGAAGTCCACAcctagggaagaaaaaaaccaaaaagTCTTTG includes:
- the RAB18 gene encoding ras-related protein Rab-18, which codes for MDEDVLTTLKILIIGESGVGKSSLLLRFTDDTFDPELAATIGVDFKVKTISVDGNKAKLAIWDTAGQERFRTLTPSYYRGAQGVILVYDVTRRDTFAKLDNWLNELETYCTRNDIVKMLVGNKIDKENREVDRNEGLKFARKHSMLFIEASAKTCDGVQCAFEELVEKIIQTPGLWESESQNRGVKLTNKEEGYAGSACGGYCSML